AGACTTAGGCCTGATACAGGAGCGCGATACTCTCATTGCGATTGTTAATAATAGCTCTACCGGTTACTTTATTTACCGAGGGCAACCAATGGGGTACGAATACGAGTTATTGAATCGGTTAGCTGAATCATTAGACCTAGCTCTTGACATTAAACTAACCAACAGTGTAGATGAAGCTATTCAGCTACTGAATTCGGGCGAAGGCGATATTATTGCCTACAATATGGCAGTGACGGCCCAGCATAAAGAACGAGTTGCTTTCACCGAGCATCATAATGAAGTAAAACAAGTACTCATTCAGCGTAAACCGCCCAACTGGCGACAGCGCAAGCGTCATCAGATTGAAGAATACCTAATTCGTAACCCTTTGGCATTGGATGGCAAAGAAGTATGGGTTCCGGCAAATTCTTCCTACGCTACTCGGTTAGAAAATTTATCCGAAGAAATTGGGGGCGAAATTCAGATTGTAGAGAAAGAGCTCGATTCCGAGACACTTATTAGAATGGTGGCCGATGGAGAGATTGATTTTACCGTAGCCAAGGAGGACTTAGCACTCGTGAATGCCACGTATCACTCCATTATTGATGTGAACACTCCAATTAGTTTTCCGCAGAAAATTGCCTGGGCAACCCGAATTAATGCCCCCGACCTTCTGGAAGCGGTTAACGCCTGGATACGCAGTATGAAGCAGGAAGCTGATTACTACGTAATTTACAATAAGTACTATAAAAGCCCTAAAGCTACGCTGCGCCGGGTACGTAGCGACTACTCATCGCTCACCGGTAATGCTATTTCTCCCTATGACGGCATAATTAAGCAAGCAGCCGATAGTTTGGGATGGGATTGGCGCTTGCTAGCTGCTCAGGCTTATCAAGAATCTAAGTTCGATGCTAGAGCCGAATCTTGGGCTGGGGCGGTGGGTTTGATGCAACTGATGCCTGCTACCGGAGAAATGTACGGAGTAGATGATATGCTCAACCCCAATCAGAGCTTAAATGCAGCAGTAGCTTATTTGAACTGGCTAGACAAAATTTGGGAGAAGTATATTGCTGACGACCGAGAGCGAATCAAGTTTGTACTAGCTTCTTATAATGCGGGGCAGGGTCACGTACTAGACGCCCGACGTTTGGCTCGTAAACATGGTGAAGATCCTGAAAGTTGGAGTAGTGTTTCTAAGTACCTACTGCTAAAATCTAAACCAGAGTATTATAACGATCCGGTAGCCAAATCGGGTTACGTACGCGGAGCCGAACCAGTAAACTACGTTCGGGAGATTCTGACTCGCTACGAACGCTACCGACAATTAGTAGGTGAAGATTCGGCAATGGCTGCCATCAAAGCCTAGATAATGAATAATGACCAGTGATTGATGATTAATTACTCCATTAATCATTCGTCATCAATCATTATTCATTACATTACCTGGTCTATGGCAATTTTTGCGGAAAGCAAACTAAGCGGAATTCCCCCGCCAGGGTGTACACTTCCGCCACAAAAATATAACCCCTTAATTTTACGGCTAAAGTTGGCGTGGCGCAGAAATGCCGCATAGCGATTATTAGAACTATTGCCGTACAAAGCTCCCTGTGAAGAAGACGTTCGGCTTTCTATGGTACGAGGATCAAGAATATCTTCGGCCACAATCTTAGAACCTAAATCAACACCTAATCGGCGACTAACTTTATCTACAATTGTATCTCGCGCTTGGTCGATTAACGTATCCCAATTTTGCCCATCGTTATTAGGCACATTAATCATGGTAAACCAGTTCTCACAACCAGGCGGAGCGTCGTCAGGTTTGTATTTGGCGGTAATGTTAACGTAAACCGTAGGGTCGTGATAGACCGTTTTCTTCTGAAAGATGTGTTCAAACTCCTGCTGATAGTCTTGGCTAAAGAAAATATTGTGTAGGTCCAGCTCCGGAAACGTGTGATTGATTCCCCAGTAAAAGATTAGGGCCGAACTAGATTTAGGCTGATTTAACAGGCGAGTTGGTGGTTTTACATTCGGTAAAAGTTTACGGTAGGTGTTCACCACATCCATGTTGCTCACTACCACGTCGTACTCTTGCACTTCGCCTTCTACTTTAATTCCCTGTATCTTTGAATTTCTAATTTTAATTTCTTCTGCCTGAGACTGAAAATGAAATTGTACCCCTAATCGTTTTGCCAAACGA
This region of Tunicatimonas pelagia genomic DNA includes:
- a CDS encoding transglycosylase SLT domain-containing protein, which encodes MLFSSILVVACQEEGKMIQQAEVEKEDSDPVELDLGLIQERDTLIAIVNNSSTGYFIYRGQPMGYEYELLNRLAESLDLALDIKLTNSVDEAIQLLNSGEGDIIAYNMAVTAQHKERVAFTEHHNEVKQVLIQRKPPNWRQRKRHQIEEYLIRNPLALDGKEVWVPANSSYATRLENLSEEIGGEIQIVEKELDSETLIRMVADGEIDFTVAKEDLALVNATYHSIIDVNTPISFPQKIAWATRINAPDLLEAVNAWIRSMKQEADYYVIYNKYYKSPKATLRRVRSDYSSLTGNAISPYDGIIKQAADSLGWDWRLLAAQAYQESKFDARAESWAGAVGLMQLMPATGEMYGVDDMLNPNQSLNAAVAYLNWLDKIWEKYIADDRERIKFVLASYNAGQGHVLDARRLARKHGEDPESWSSVSKYLLLKSKPEYYNDPVAKSGYVRGAEPVNYVREILTRYERYRQLVGEDSAMAAIKA
- the crtD gene encoding 1-hydroxycarotenoid 3,4-desaturase CrtD, whose translation is MIKRAGIVGAGIAGIASSIRLANKGYHVDVYEANAYPGGKLSEIKLGDYRFDAGPSLFTLPELVEELFTLSGEQTQDHFEYQPLPVACHYFYEDGTFLQAFADRKKFLEEIGRKTNERPEAIQEALQRSSHLYDTLSDLFMKRSLHRWQTFVNKKAWRAYGKLHRLDFFRSMHQANQQQFQDDRVVQLFNRYATYNGSNPYEAPATMNIIPHLEFNIGAYFPSRGMYSITQSLYRLAKRLGVQFHFQSQAEEIKIRNSKIQGIKVEGEVQEYDVVVSNMDVVNTYRKLLPNVKPPTRLLNQPKSSSALIFYWGINHTFPELDLHNIFFSQDYQQEFEHIFQKKTVYHDPTVYVNITAKYKPDDAPPGCENWFTMINVPNNDGQNWDTLIDQARDTIVDKVSRRLGVDLGSKIVAEDILDPRTIESRTSSSQGALYGNSSNNRYAAFLRHANFSRKIKGLYFCGGSVHPGGGIPLSLLSAKIAIDQVM